DNA sequence from the Camelina sativa cultivar DH55 unplaced genomic scaffold, Cs unpScaffold07497, whole genome shotgun sequence genome:
CATAACTCTTATGGTGCTGTTCCTCAAGGTGCTCAGCAGATTCCTGTTAGCCAGATGAGTGTGATTCCGAATGTAATGGTGAACAAAAGCCCTACGCAGTCATTTGTTGTGGACAATGGAAACACCATGCTTTTTGTTGGAGAGTTACACTGGTGGACGACGGATGCAGAGATTGAGAGTATTCTTTCACAGTATGGAAGAGTCAAAGAGATCAAGTTTTTCGATGAGAGAGTTAGTGGCAAATCTA
Encoded proteins:
- the LOC109131896 gene encoding glycine-rich RNA-binding protein GRP2A-like; translated protein: NSYGAVPQGAQQIPVSQMSVIPNVMVNKSPTQSFVVDNGNTMLFVGELHWWTTDAEIESILSQYGRVKEIKFFDERVSGKSKGYCQVEFYDSAAAAACKEGMNGYIFNGKACVVAFASPETLKQMGANFTGRNQGQNQIQNRRPMNEGMGR